A single window of Rhizobium sp. SL42 DNA harbors:
- a CDS encoding ABC transporter substrate-binding protein → MKKLITATLFATMMAGTAMADTTLKLVEVITSPERTETLKSIVGKFEAANPGTKVEIISLPWGEAFQKFATMVSAGEIPDVMEMPDTWLSLYANNGMLESLEPYLKDWEHTAGMTDRALELGRDVKDTAYMLPYGFYLRAMFYNKKIFAEAGVDGPPKTMDEFVAASEKISKLPGKYGYCLRGGPGGLNGWMMFAATMAGNNEFFNADGTSKFSEPDWIKGIEWVVDLYKKGYAPKDSVNWGFNEIVAGFYTGTCAMLDQDPDALIAISERMDAADYAVVPMPKGPAGKSFPTIGYAGWSMMSASANKDLSWKLIATLEGPEGNIEWNKRIGALPALKVAEKDPFYAGEQFKGWFDELADKDAVPTVMPTYLEEFAYFKDSLAIKTTQEALLGDITPEELAKQWAEYLTTAQQKFLASK, encoded by the coding sequence ATGAAAAAACTGATTACGGCGACATTGTTCGCCACCATGATGGCCGGAACGGCCATGGCCGACACGACGCTGAAGCTGGTCGAAGTGATCACCAGCCCGGAACGCACGGAAACGCTGAAATCGATCGTCGGCAAGTTCGAAGCCGCAAACCCCGGCACCAAGGTCGAGATCATCTCGCTGCCCTGGGGCGAAGCCTTCCAGAAATTCGCCACCATGGTTTCGGCCGGCGAAATTCCCGACGTTATGGAAATGCCCGACACCTGGCTGTCGCTTTATGCCAACAATGGCATGCTGGAGAGCCTCGAGCCCTATCTGAAGGATTGGGAACACACGGCCGGAATGACGGACCGCGCGCTGGAACTCGGCCGCGACGTCAAGGATACCGCCTATATGCTGCCTTACGGCTTCTATCTGCGCGCCATGTTCTACAACAAGAAGATCTTCGCGGAAGCCGGCGTCGACGGCCCACCGAAGACGATGGACGAATTCGTTGCGGCATCGGAGAAGATCTCCAAGCTGCCCGGCAAATACGGCTACTGCCTGCGCGGCGGCCCGGGCGGCCTTAACGGCTGGATGATGTTTGCCGCCACGATGGCCGGCAACAACGAATTCTTCAACGCCGACGGCACCTCGAAGTTCAGCGAACCGGACTGGATCAAGGGCATCGAATGGGTCGTTGACCTGTACAAGAAGGGTTATGCCCCGAAGGACAGCGTCAACTGGGGCTTCAACGAGATCGTCGCCGGCTTCTACACCGGAACCTGCGCCATGCTCGACCAGGATCCGGACGCGCTGATCGCCATCAGCGAGCGTATGGATGCCGCCGACTACGCGGTCGTGCCGATGCCGAAGGGTCCGGCCGGCAAGTCCTTCCCGACGATCGGCTATGCCGGCTGGTCGATGATGTCGGCCAGCGCCAACAAGGATCTGTCCTGGAAGCTGATCGCGACGCTTGAAGGCCCGGAAGGCAATATCGAGTGGAACAAGCGGATCGGCGCCCTTCCGGCGCTGAAGGTGGCCGAGAAGGATCCCTTCTATGCCGGCGAACAGTTCAAGGGGTGGTTCGACGAACTGGCTGACAAGGATGCCGTTCCGACCGTCATGCCGACCTACCTGGAAGAGTTCGCCTATTTCAAGGATTCGCTGGCGATCAAGACCACGCAGGAAGCCCTGCTCGGCGACATCACGCCGGAAGAGCTGGCCAAGCAATGGGCCGAATACCTGACGACCGCTCAGCAGAAGTTCCTGGCGAGCAAATAA